A single Salmo salar chromosome ssa19, Ssal_v3.1, whole genome shotgun sequence DNA region contains:
- the pus3 gene encoding tRNA pseudouridine(38/39) synthase, with the protein MITLLIKATRQSKDKLFCRLQSNMSEELLQRVRDLEGEVGRLKTQLRETVKEGTGDEMAVSTNSDGKDTSKPDAGGRKKGKKGSRDRPFDFSAHPRRHVALRLAYLGWAYQGFAVQENTDNTVEAWLFKALLKTRLIQDRQSSNYHRCGRTDKGVSAFSQVVSIDLRSTQFCGGLGVTLPSNVDAGVKNEVDVAELPYVKMLNRVLPQDIRILDWSPAPQGFSARFDCQSRTYRYYFPRGALDVPLMAEAAKRYEGTHDFRNLCKMDVGNGVLQFQRTILSATVQPVHQTSPTTPTTTDPYDLFIFEIKGLAFLYHQVRCIMAVLLLIGQKLEPPEIVDQLLDVKKNPRKPQYSMAVDFPLVLFDCHFEGLSWRREAEEVEHALATLQQHWTQTAVKTQVIHGMIQGLDSTGGTSSPHCWLMEGTKQRTYRPLLERPLCESLESRIEHFVKRGRLEREEGENGGETVHKGKRSKHSHNTSISSVLPDVSPSF; encoded by the exons ATGATAACCTTACTCATCAAAGCTACACGTCAAAGTAAAG ATAAGTTATTTTGCCGTTTGCAAAGCAACATGTCTGAGGAATTactacagagagtgagagacctggaaggagaggtggggagactgAAAACACAGCTGAGAGAGACGGTCAAGGAAGGAACTGGGGATGAGATGGCGGTGTCAACCAACTCTGATGGAAAGGATACCAGCAAGCCTGATGCTGGTGGCAGGAAAAAGGGCAAAAAAGGAAGTCGGGACCGACCGTTTGATTTCTCTGCTCATCCTCGGCGCCATGTTGCGCTCCGCTTAGCCTACCTGGGCTGGGCCTATCAGGGCTTTGCTGTCCAGGAGAACACAGACAACACTGTGGAAGCCTGGCTCTTCAAGGCTCTTCTGAAGACTCGACTGATCCAGGATCGCCAGAGTTCTAACTATCACCGTTGTGGCCGCACTGACAAAGGAGTCAGTGCCTTTTCCCAG GTCGTGTCCATAGACTTGCGCTCCACTCAGTTTTGTGGAGGCCTAGGAGTGACTCTCCCGTCCAATGTCGACGCTGGTGTCAAGAACGAAGTGGACGTGGCGGAGCTACCTTATGTGAAGATGCTGAACAGAGTCCTGCCCCAGGACATCAGGATCCTCGACTGGTCACCTGCTCCACAGGGCTTCAGTGCGCGCTTCGACTGTCAGTCTAGAACCTACCGGTACTACTTCCCACGCGGGGCTCTGGATGTACCGTTGATGGCAGAGGCTGCCAAACG CTACGAGGGCACTCACGACTTCCGCAACCTCTGCAAGATGGACGTGGGCAACGGAGTGCTGCAGTTCCAGAGGACCATCCTGTCTGCCACGGTCCAGCCTGTCCATCAAACCTCCCCTACTACGCCCACTACCACAGACCCATACGACCTCTTCATATTTGAGATCAAAGGACTGGCCTTCCTCTATCACCAG GTGCGGTGCATCATGGCGGTGCTGCTGCTGATTGGCCAGAAGCTGGAGCCCCCAGAGATAGTGGATCAACTCCTGGATGTGAAGAAGAATCCCAGGAAACCCCAATACAG CATGGCGGTGGACTTTCCCCTGGTGCTGTTCGACTGCCATTTTGAGGGGTTGAGCTGGCGCAGGGAGGCTGAGGAGGTGGAACACGCCCTGGCCACGCTGCAGCAACACTGGACCCAGACAGCAGTTAAGACCCAGGTCATCCACGGCATGATCCAAGGCCTAGACAGCACAG GTGGGACCTCCTCTCCCCATTGCTGGCTGATGGAAGGTACCAAACAGCGGACCTATCGGCCCTTGCTTGAGCGTCCACTCTGCGAGAGCCTGGAGTCCAGGATAGAACACTTTGTGAAAAGAGGCAGGCTTGAACGAGAAGAAGGGGAAAATGGTGGCGAAACGGTACACAAGGGCAAAAGGTCGAAGCACTCGCATAATACCTCCATTTCGTCTGTCCTCCCCGATGTGTCGCCGTCTTTCTGA
- the dcakd gene encoding dephospho-CoA kinase domain-containing protein → MFLVGLTGGIASGKSTVSSLLQELGCPIIDADVVARKVVEPHSPAYCRIVKHFGPEILLENGEIDRQKLGQLIFASEDKRRLLNSITHPEIHKAMLKQIVVFFLRGYRYVVLDVPLLFETRRLTRFLNHTVVVYCDPATQLSRLMNRDGLTQEQAEQRVAAQMPLNEKRGLASHVVENSGSREDTQRQVLRLHTKLEDSMEFLLARAIAIATAAGLGGLLLYAAKLLAS, encoded by the exons ATGTTTTTGGTGGGGTTGACGGGAGGAATCGCCTCAGGGAAGAGCACTGTGTCCTCTCTGCTGCAAGAGCTTGGCTGCCCCATTATCGATGCCGATGTGGTGGCTAGAAAAG TGGTGGAGCCCCACAGTCCGGCCTACTGCCGGATCGTGAAGCACTTTGGCCCCGAGATCCTGCTGGAAAATGGGGAGATCGACCGGCAGAAGCTGGGTCAGCTAATCTTCGCCAGCGAGGACAAGCGGCGCCTGCTTAACTCCATCACCCACCCCGAGATCCACAAGGCAATGCTCAAACAGATCGTCGTCTTCTTCCTCCGAG GTTATCGCTACGTGGTGCTAGATGTCCCCCTGCTCTTCGAGACGCGGCGTCTAACCCGTTTCCTCAACCACACTGTGGTGGTGTACTG TGACCCGGCCACGCAGCTGTCGCGCCTCATGAACCGGGATGGGCTGACCCAGGAGCAGGCGGAGCAGCGTGTGGCCGCCCAGATGCCCCTAAATGAGAAGCGGGGATTGGCCAGTCACGTGGTGGAAAACTCGGGCAGCCGCGAGGACACCCAGCGCCAGGTGCTGCGGCTGCACACCAAGCTCGAGGACTCTATGGAGTTCCTGCTGGCCAGGGCCATCGCCATAGCGACCGCTGCCGGCCTGGGCGGACTACTTCTATACGCCGCCAAATTGCTGGCGTCTTAG